The following coding sequences are from one Streptomyces sp. NBC_01485 window:
- a CDS encoding helix-turn-helix domain-containing protein, producing the protein MSPPESESDSEPSTEHAEALPVVAPRLRALRRRAALTLEAAARAAGLSPGYLSRLETGQRQPSLPMLLALARVYGTTVSELLGETGADREAVVRAADMEPTRAGGWTYWQASASGRGIQALRVHVPFGSQGDVVRVHPGEEWLHVLRGRLRLRLGDTTDLLGPGDSAHFDSLTPHRIAAQDADGVELLFVHTLLQSPTATLCLGPTTPSETGETP; encoded by the coding sequence ATGAGCCCGCCCGAGTCGGAGTCCGATTCCGAGCCCTCGACGGAACACGCCGAGGCTCTTCCCGTCGTCGCCCCCCGACTGCGCGCCCTGCGCCGCCGGGCCGCCCTCACCCTGGAGGCCGCGGCCCGGGCCGCCGGGCTGTCGCCGGGGTACCTCTCCCGCCTGGAGACCGGGCAGCGCCAGCCCTCGCTGCCGATGCTGCTCGCCCTCGCCCGCGTCTACGGTACGACGGTCTCGGAGCTGCTCGGTGAGACGGGCGCCGACCGGGAGGCCGTCGTGCGCGCCGCCGACATGGAACCCACCCGCGCGGGCGGCTGGACGTACTGGCAGGCCAGCGCCTCCGGGCGCGGGATACAGGCGCTGCGCGTCCATGTCCCGTTCGGCTCCCAGGGCGACGTCGTGCGGGTGCACCCCGGGGAGGAGTGGCTGCACGTCCTGCGGGGGCGGCTGCGGCTGCGCCTCGGGGACACCACCGACCTGCTCGGGCCCGGTGACAGCGCGCACTTCGACTCGCTGACCCCGCACCGCATCGCCGCGCAGGACGCCGACGGGGTCGAGCTGCTCTTCGTCCACACCCTGCTGCAGAGCCCCACGGCCACGCTGTGCCTGGGCCCGACCACCCCTTCAGAGACCGGAGAGACGCCATGA
- a CDS encoding SGNH/GDSL hydrolase family protein yields MIGSYVAVGDSFTEGVGDPGPDGAFVGWADRLAVLLADRRPEGDFGYTNLAVRGKLLDQIMEDQLPRALRLAPDLVSFSAGGNDILRPGTDPDEVAERFERAIASLTAVAGTVMVTTGFDTRGVPVLKHLRGKIATYNGHVRAVADRYGCPVLDLWSLKSVQDRRAWDGDRLHLSPEGHTRVALRAGEALGLEVPADPEQPWPPLPPRGTLDVRRDDVHWAREYLVPWIGRRLRGESSGDHVTAKGALSPDDIRMRIAAVA; encoded by the coding sequence GTGATCGGGTCGTACGTGGCGGTGGGGGACAGCTTCACCGAGGGCGTCGGCGACCCCGGCCCTGACGGGGCGTTCGTCGGCTGGGCCGACCGGCTCGCGGTACTCCTCGCCGACCGGCGGCCCGAAGGCGACTTCGGGTACACCAACCTCGCGGTCCGCGGAAAGCTGCTCGACCAGATCATGGAGGACCAACTCCCCAGGGCGCTGCGGCTCGCCCCGGACCTGGTCTCCTTCTCCGCGGGCGGCAACGACATCCTCCGACCCGGCACCGACCCGGACGAGGTCGCCGAGCGCTTCGAGCGCGCGATCGCGTCCCTGACCGCCGTAGCCGGCACGGTCATGGTGACCACCGGCTTCGACACCCGTGGCGTCCCCGTGCTCAAGCACCTGCGGGGCAAGATCGCCACCTACAACGGGCATGTCCGCGCCGTCGCCGACCGGTACGGCTGCCCGGTGCTCGACCTGTGGTCCCTCAAGTCCGTGCAGGACCGCAGGGCTTGGGACGGCGACCGGCTCCACCTCTCCCCGGAGGGGCACACGCGCGTGGCGCTGCGCGCCGGAGAGGCCCTCGGCCTCGAGGTCCCGGCCGACCCGGAGCAGCCCTGGCCGCCGCTCCCACCGCGCGGCACCCTCGACGTACGGCGCGACGACGTCCACTGGGCGCGCGAGTACCTGGTGCCGTGGATCGGACGCCGGCTGCGCGGCGAGTCCTCCGGCGACCACGTGACCGCCAAGGGCGCGCTGTCGCCGGACGACATCAGGATGCGGATCGCGGCCGTGGCCTGA
- a CDS encoding aspartate aminotransferase family protein: MTTEFDLGALLAERGAERYELHGRYLNHQLPRMLHTIGFDKVYERGEGAYFWDADGDDYLDMLAGFGVMGLGRHHPVVRKALHDVLDAGLADLTRFDCQPLPGLLAEKLLAHSPHLDRVFFGNSGTEAVETALKFARYATGRPRVLYCDHAFHGLTTGSLSVNGESGFRDGFAPLLPDTAVPLGDLDALARELKKGDVAALIVEPIQGKGVHEAPPGYLRAAQELLHRHKALLVADEVQTGLGRTGDFYAYQHEEGVEPDLVCVAKALSGGYVPVGATLGKDWIFKKVYSSMDRVLVHSASFGSNAQAMAAGLAVLSVMENEQIVANARATGEQLTSRLAALVDKYELLADVRGRGLMIGIEFGRPKSLKLRSRWAMLQAARKGLFAQMVVVPLLQRHRILTQVSGDHLEVIKLIPPLIVGEREVDRFLDAFTAVMDEAHSGGGLMWDFGKTLVKQAVANR, from the coding sequence ATGACCACGGAGTTCGACCTCGGCGCCCTCCTGGCCGAGCGCGGCGCCGAACGCTACGAGCTGCACGGCAGGTACCTCAACCACCAACTGCCGCGCATGCTGCACACCATCGGCTTCGACAAGGTCTACGAGCGCGGCGAGGGCGCGTACTTCTGGGACGCGGACGGCGACGACTACCTGGACATGCTCGCCGGGTTCGGCGTGATGGGCCTGGGCCGCCACCACCCCGTCGTCCGCAAGGCGCTGCACGACGTCCTCGACGCCGGCCTCGCCGACCTCACCCGCTTCGACTGCCAGCCGCTGCCCGGACTGCTGGCCGAGAAGCTGCTCGCGCACAGCCCGCACCTGGACCGGGTGTTCTTCGGCAACAGCGGCACCGAGGCGGTGGAGACCGCGCTGAAGTTCGCCCGGTACGCCACCGGCAGACCGAGGGTCCTGTACTGCGACCACGCCTTCCACGGGCTCACCACGGGCTCGCTGTCGGTGAACGGCGAGTCGGGCTTCCGGGACGGGTTCGCGCCCCTGCTGCCCGACACGGCGGTCCCGCTCGGTGATCTCGACGCGCTGGCAAGGGAGTTGAAGAAGGGTGACGTCGCCGCCCTGATCGTCGAGCCGATCCAGGGCAAGGGCGTCCACGAGGCGCCGCCCGGCTATCTGCGCGCCGCCCAGGAGCTGCTGCACCGGCACAAGGCGCTGCTCGTCGCGGACGAGGTGCAGACCGGCCTCGGCCGGACCGGCGACTTCTACGCCTACCAGCACGAGGAGGGCGTCGAACCGGACCTGGTGTGCGTGGCCAAGGCGCTGTCCGGCGGGTATGTGCCGGTCGGGGCCACGCTCGGCAAGGACTGGATCTTCAAGAAGGTCTACTCGTCGATGGACCGGGTGCTGGTGCACTCGGCGAGCTTCGGGTCCAACGCGCAGGCCATGGCGGCCGGGCTCGCGGTGCTGTCCGTCATGGAGAACGAGCAGATCGTGGCCAACGCCCGGGCGACGGGGGAGCAGTTGACGTCCCGGCTCGCCGCCCTGGTCGACAAGTACGAGCTGCTGGCCGATGTCCGGGGCCGGGGCCTGATGATCGGCATCGAGTTCGGAAGGCCCAAGTCGCTGAAGCTGCGCAGCCGTTGGGCCATGCTCCAGGCGGCGCGCAAGGGTCTGTTCGCGCAGATGGTGGTCGTGCCGCTGTTGCAGCGGCACCGGATCCTCACCCAGGTGTCCGGCGACCACCTGGAGGTGATCAAACTGATCCCGCCGCTGATCGTCGGCGAGCGGGAGGTGGACCGGTTCCTGGACGCCTTCACCGCCGTCATGGACGAAGCGCATAGCGGCGGCGGGCTGATGTGGGACTTCGGCAAGACCCTGGTGAAGCAGGCGGTGGCCAACCGCTGA
- a CDS encoding alpha-galactosidase, protein MPEIADDGRTWLLSGPTSSYTLHLTEADELVHLHWGPGIALADAEALAAVPASGRGASFESPLDGREEYPVEGGPRFVRPALSVRTDERRGTEWTFETYETDGADAADGDGLRLRFRDGGLAVTLHYRMRGDVVERWTTLRNDGEQPLELLRADSATWTLPERDDWRLSQLHGRWAAESRLTRSPLTYGEQVIGSRRGHTGHQHLPWVALDTDATEERGEVYGCALGWSGSWRIAVAQLPDARVQITGGAGYDDSGLLRLAAGESFTTPVFAGLWSDAGFGGASRTWHAYQRAHVIPDAGQDRPVLFNSWEATYFDISEEQQATLARRAAAIGVELFVVDDGWFGARTGDHAGLGDWRPNPDRFPNGLKPLADQVHGLGMQFGIWVEPEMVNPDSELYRAHPDWVQFQTGRKRTEFRNQLVLNLAREDVQEYLWERLDAILSSAPVDYVKWDFNRCFTDAGWPDDPYPQRLWVDHVRALYALLDRLRAAHPGVAFESCSGGGGRIDLGIMSRTDQVWTSDNTDPLDRLDIQHGFSQIHPARVMAAWVTDSPNTQLNGRISSLRFRFVSAMAGVLGVGGDLAEWSEADLAEAREWVDLYKEIRPLVQHGDLYRLRPPAGGLSAVQYVRGDEAVVLARLQAQRFGEPVPALRLRGLDPTSLYECLETGEVHRGAVLLHHGLRTGLRGDLDAMVIRLRRI, encoded by the coding sequence ATGCCCGAGATCGCCGACGACGGCCGCACCTGGCTCCTTTCGGGGCCCACGAGCAGCTACACCCTCCACCTCACCGAGGCCGACGAGCTGGTCCACCTGCACTGGGGCCCGGGCATCGCGCTCGCGGACGCCGAGGCGCTCGCCGCAGTCCCGGCGTCGGGGCGCGGGGCGTCCTTCGAGTCCCCGCTCGACGGCCGTGAGGAGTACCCGGTCGAGGGCGGTCCCCGTTTCGTCCGGCCCGCCCTGTCCGTGCGCACCGACGAGCGGCGCGGCACCGAGTGGACCTTCGAGACGTACGAGACCGACGGGGCCGACGCGGCGGACGGTGACGGGCTGCGGCTGCGTTTCCGGGACGGCGGGCTCGCCGTCACCCTGCACTACCGGATGCGAGGGGACGTCGTAGAGCGCTGGACGACCCTGCGCAACGACGGTGAGCAGCCGCTGGAGCTGCTGCGCGCCGACTCCGCGACCTGGACCCTGCCCGAGCGCGACGACTGGCGGCTGTCGCAGTTGCACGGCCGCTGGGCCGCCGAGTCCCGGCTCACGCGCTCCCCCCTCACCTACGGTGAGCAGGTCATCGGCAGCCGCCGCGGTCACACCGGGCACCAGCACCTGCCCTGGGTGGCCCTGGACACCGACGCGACCGAGGAGCGCGGCGAGGTCTACGGCTGCGCCCTCGGCTGGTCGGGCTCCTGGCGGATCGCCGTCGCCCAACTCCCCGACGCGCGCGTGCAGATCACCGGCGGCGCGGGGTACGACGACTCGGGCCTGCTGCGGCTGGCGGCGGGGGAGTCCTTCACCACGCCCGTCTTCGCCGGCCTGTGGAGCGACGCCGGGTTCGGCGGCGCGAGCCGCACCTGGCACGCCTACCAGCGGGCGCACGTGATCCCGGACGCCGGACAGGACCGCCCGGTGCTGTTCAACTCCTGGGAGGCCACCTACTTCGACATCTCCGAGGAGCAGCAGGCGACCCTCGCCCGGCGCGCCGCGGCGATCGGCGTCGAGCTGTTCGTCGTCGACGACGGCTGGTTCGGGGCGCGCACCGGCGACCACGCCGGACTCGGCGACTGGCGGCCCAACCCCGACCGCTTCCCGAACGGCCTGAAGCCCCTCGCCGACCAGGTGCACGGCCTCGGCATGCAGTTCGGCATCTGGGTCGAGCCCGAGATGGTCAACCCCGACAGCGAGCTGTACAGGGCACACCCGGACTGGGTGCAGTTCCAAACAGGGCGAAAGCGGACGGAATTCCGCAATCAGCTCGTACTGAACCTCGCGCGTGAGGACGTTCAGGAGTACCTCTGGGAGCGACTCGACGCCATCCTGTCCAGCGCCCCCGTCGACTATGTGAAGTGGGACTTCAACCGCTGCTTCACCGACGCCGGCTGGCCGGACGACCCCTACCCGCAGCGCCTCTGGGTCGACCATGTGCGGGCCCTGTACGCCCTCCTGGACCGGCTGCGGGCCGCCCACCCGGGCGTCGCCTTCGAGTCCTGCTCGGGCGGCGGCGGGCGCATCGACCTCGGGATCATGAGCCGCACCGACCAGGTGTGGACCTCCGACAACACCGACCCGCTCGACCGGCTCGACATCCAGCACGGCTTCAGCCAGATCCACCCCGCCCGGGTCATGGCCGCGTGGGTCACGGACAGCCCGAACACCCAGCTCAACGGCAGGATCAGCTCGTTGCGCTTCCGGTTCGTCAGCGCCATGGCCGGGGTGCTCGGCGTCGGCGGGGACCTCGCCGAGTGGAGCGAGGCGGACCTCGCCGAGGCCCGGGAGTGGGTGGACCTCTACAAGGAGATCCGGCCCCTCGTGCAGCACGGCGACCTCTACCGGCTGCGGCCCCCGGCCGGCGGCCTGAGCGCCGTCCAGTACGTGCGGGGCGACGAGGCGGTCGTCCTCGCCCGGCTCCAGGCCCAGCGGTTCGGCGAGCCGGTTCCGGCGCTGCGGCTGCGCGGACTCGACCCGACATCTTTGTACGAATGCCTTGAAACGGGCGAAGTTCACCGAGGTGCCGTGCTGTTGCACCACGGGTTGCGTACCGGACTGCGGGGCGACCTTGATGCGATGGTTATCCGCCTGCGTCGCATCTGA
- a CDS encoding SIMPL domain-containing protein: MPLPRTRPRTPVAVALVSLLALGVPALAAPAAVASPAHPAGAVRLAPDSPATVTVTGEGSASAAPDLAVVGAGVEASAKTSQAAVDAQNKAAAALLAAVRAQGVADRDVRTEGVSLSPVYDYADNTARLKGYQAAQAFSVKVREVAKTGAVLQAITDAGGDAARISSVAFDVSDPGPLRSRAREAAHDDAHAKAEQYARLSDRRLGRLVSLSEDASSSSRPAPSAGDTPGAGMGAVPVAPGEIRATATVTAVYELD; this comes from the coding sequence ATGCCTCTTCCCCGCACCCGTCCCCGTACTCCCGTCGCCGTGGCCCTCGTCTCCCTGCTCGCCCTGGGCGTCCCGGCGCTCGCCGCGCCCGCGGCCGTCGCGTCGCCGGCCCACCCGGCCGGGGCCGTCCGTCTCGCGCCGGACAGTCCCGCCACCGTCACGGTGACCGGCGAGGGCAGTGCGAGCGCGGCGCCCGACCTTGCGGTCGTCGGCGCCGGTGTCGAGGCCTCCGCCAAGACCTCGCAGGCCGCGGTGGACGCACAGAACAAGGCGGCCGCCGCGCTGCTGGCCGCCGTCCGCGCCCAGGGCGTCGCCGACCGGGACGTCCGCACGGAGGGCGTCTCCCTCAGCCCCGTCTACGACTACGCGGACAACACCGCGCGGCTGAAGGGCTACCAGGCCGCGCAGGCCTTCTCCGTGAAGGTGCGCGAGGTGGCGAAGACCGGCGCGGTCCTGCAGGCGATCACCGACGCCGGCGGCGACGCGGCCCGGATCAGCTCCGTGGCCTTCGACGTCTCCGACCCCGGCCCGCTGCGGTCCCGCGCCCGCGAGGCCGCGCACGACGACGCCCACGCCAAGGCCGAGCAGTACGCCCGCCTCAGCGACCGCCGACTGGGCCGACTCGTCTCACTCAGCGAGGACGCCTCCAGCTCTTCACGCCCGGCGCCGTCGGCCGGGGACACCCCGGGTGCCGGCATGGGCGCCGTGCCCGTGGCCCCCGGCGAGATCCGGGCGACGGCGACTGTGACGGCGGTGTACGAGCTGGACTGA
- a CDS encoding DUF6126 family protein produces the protein MSDLEEKFPRTLWIRLIIYLAVGHLFAGFLWLLFEVGAKR, from the coding sequence ATGAGCGACCTCGAGGAGAAGTTCCCCCGCACCCTGTGGATCCGGCTGATCATCTACCTCGCCGTGGGGCACCTCTTCGCGGGATTCCTCTGGCTGCTCTTCGAGGTGGGGGCCAAGCGGTAG
- a CDS encoding glutamate dehydrogenase, whose amino-acid sequence MTAPAPAPYLSLTWTDHVTGRQGFLVVDRLVRGVCSGGLRMRAGCTLDEVTGLARGMSLKEALHYDPEARYVPLGGAKGGIDCDPRDPQAYGLLVRYLRAVRPYVESCWTTGEDLGLTQDLVDRAAAEAGLVSSVQAVYPLLEDEDAARARLAAAFAVEVDGIGLDELVGGCGVAESVLTALDRAGVAYAGTRVALQGLGTMGGATARFLTRAGLTVVAVADVKGTIANPAGLDVKALLTARDAHGTVDRAVLRPGDRELPGDAWLSVAAEVLVPAAVSYAIGVEEQERIGARWIAEAANMPVLPEAEALLHARGVSVLPDVVVNSGTNAWWWWTLFGDIGADAEEAFAYTRRSMRALVELVLTRAEADGTTPRAAAHTIAARRLPVIAQRFGPAKPGDPGQFATTD is encoded by the coding sequence ATGACCGCCCCCGCCCCCGCCCCCTACCTGTCGCTCACCTGGACCGACCACGTCACCGGCCGCCAGGGTTTCCTGGTCGTCGACCGGCTCGTGCGCGGTGTCTGCAGCGGCGGGCTGCGGATGCGGGCGGGCTGCACCCTGGACGAGGTGACCGGGCTCGCCCGCGGCATGAGCCTCAAGGAGGCCCTGCACTACGACCCCGAGGCGCGCTACGTCCCCCTGGGCGGCGCGAAGGGCGGCATCGACTGCGATCCCCGGGATCCGCAGGCGTACGGGCTGCTGGTGCGGTACCTGCGCGCGGTGCGGCCGTACGTGGAGAGCTGCTGGACCACCGGCGAGGATCTGGGGCTGACCCAGGATCTGGTGGACCGGGCGGCCGCCGAAGCGGGGCTGGTGTCGTCCGTGCAGGCGGTCTACCCCCTGCTGGAGGACGAGGACGCCGCCCGCGCGCGGCTCGCCGCCGCCTTCGCCGTCGAGGTGGACGGCATCGGCCTGGACGAGCTGGTCGGCGGCTGCGGGGTCGCCGAGTCCGTGCTGACGGCCCTGGACCGGGCCGGGGTGGCGTACGCCGGGACGCGGGTCGCCCTGCAGGGGCTGGGCACGATGGGCGGGGCCACGGCGCGCTTCCTCACGCGCGCGGGGCTGACGGTCGTGGCCGTCGCGGACGTCAAGGGCACGATCGCCAACCCGGCCGGTCTCGATGTGAAGGCGCTGCTGACCGCGCGGGACGCGCACGGCACCGTGGACCGCGCCGTACTGCGCCCCGGGGACCGTGAGCTGCCGGGCGACGCCTGGCTGTCGGTGGCGGCGGAGGTGCTCGTACCGGCCGCCGTGTCGTACGCGATCGGCGTCGAGGAGCAGGAGCGCATCGGTGCCCGGTGGATCGCCGAGGCGGCCAACATGCCCGTCCTGCCGGAGGCTGAGGCGCTGCTGCACGCGCGCGGGGTGAGTGTTTTGCCGGACGTCGTCGTCAACTCCGGGACCAACGCCTGGTGGTGGTGGACGCTGTTCGGCGACATCGGCGCGGACGCCGAGGAGGCTTTCGCGTACACGCGCCGCTCGATGCGCGCCCTGGTGGAGCTGGTGCTGACCCGGGCGGAGGCGGACGGGACGACGCCCCGGGCCGCCGCGCACACGATCGCCGCGCGACGGCTGCCGGTGATCGCGCAGCGGTTCGGCCCGGCGAAACCGGGCGATCCGGGGCAGTTCGCGACGACGGATTAG
- a CDS encoding MBL fold metallo-hydrolase → MSGFRPMRSGLRAQRPAAFGADPSGERLARIRRSPHFKDGVFENPGGQAQIRPSGGGMLDFAKNFFDKEKRSLRAPTGRIPVHATTLADLAKPPVTGLRLTWMGHSGVLAEIDGQRVLFDPVWGTRCSPFPFAGPKRLHPVPLPLAALGPVDVVVISHDHYDHLDMPTIKALAGTDTLFAVPLGVGAHLEHWGVSADRLREVDWHEATKVGGLTLTATPARHFCGRGLRNTQHTLWASWVVAGEEHRIYHSGDTGYFDGFKDIGADHGPFDATMIQIGAYSDFWPDDDPESAPLPGGWPDIHMNPAQGVQTHLDLQGGEASGVLLPIHWGSFNLSLHPWAEPGEWTLAAAQAVGQAVALPVPGLPFEPAGDLPVHPWWRDVSAPLSRRWPVPAGTPRTTREDLDLVGED, encoded by the coding sequence GTGTCCGGTTTCCGTCCCATGCGCTCCGGGCTTCGCGCTCAGCGGCCCGCGGCCTTCGGCGCGGACCCGAGCGGTGAGCGCCTGGCGCGTATCCGCAGATCGCCCCACTTCAAGGACGGGGTGTTCGAGAACCCCGGCGGCCAGGCGCAGATCCGCCCCTCGGGCGGCGGGATGCTCGACTTCGCCAAGAACTTCTTCGACAAGGAAAAGCGCTCCCTGCGTGCCCCCACGGGCCGGATCCCGGTGCATGCCACCACCCTCGCCGACCTCGCGAAGCCGCCCGTCACGGGCCTGCGCCTGACGTGGATGGGGCACTCCGGTGTGCTCGCGGAGATCGACGGGCAGCGCGTCCTGTTCGACCCCGTCTGGGGCACGCGCTGCTCCCCGTTCCCCTTCGCCGGACCCAAGCGGCTGCACCCGGTGCCGCTCCCGCTGGCCGCGCTGGGCCCGGTCGACGTCGTCGTCATCTCGCACGACCACTACGACCATCTGGACATGCCCACGATCAAGGCGCTGGCCGGCACGGACACCCTGTTCGCCGTACCGCTCGGCGTCGGCGCCCACCTCGAACACTGGGGTGTCTCCGCCGACCGGCTGCGCGAGGTGGACTGGCACGAGGCGACGAAGGTCGGCGGCCTCACCCTGACCGCCACCCCGGCCCGCCACTTCTGCGGCCGCGGCCTCCGCAACACCCAGCACACCCTGTGGGCGTCCTGGGTCGTCGCCGGCGAGGAGCACCGGATCTACCACAGCGGCGACACCGGCTACTTCGACGGCTTCAAGGACATCGGCGCCGACCACGGCCCGTTCGACGCGACGATGATCCAGATCGGCGCGTACTCCGACTTCTGGCCCGACGACGACCCCGAGTCCGCGCCCTTGCCGGGCGGCTGGCCGGACATTCACATGAACCCCGCTCAGGGCGTCCAAACCCACCTCGACCTGCAAGGAGGCGAGGCGAGCGGGGTCCTGCTCCCGATCCACTGGGGTTCGTTCAACCTCTCGCTGCACCCCTGGGCGGAGCCCGGCGAATGGACGCTGGCCGCCGCGCAGGCCGTCGGCCAGGCGGTCGCCCTGCCCGTACCGGGCCTGCCGTTCGAGCCCGCCGGCGACCTTCCCGTGCACCCCTGGTGGCGGGACGTGTCGGCGCCCCTCAGCCGCCGGTGGCCCGTCCCGGCGGGCACCCCCAGGACGACGCGCGAAGACCTCGACCTCGTGGGCGAGGACTGA
- a CDS encoding tyrosine-protein phosphatase, whose translation MTQQIPSTDPELAAVRNFRDVGGLPTVDGRRVRHGVLFRSGHLAHATDEDAAFLSDLGLHTIFDFRNAADQKLEGPDVELPGVRNVNLPLSDPADGSQFWKMVRDGHLDQLRGILGDGKGADRMIASYRSIVKERTAEHSRVLHALAEDSVPALMHCAAGKDRAGVSIAVTLLAVGVEREAVLADYLESNAKHRRYRVRRSATSAEAYSPEVMELLSPLFDARAEYLAAAFETIEETWGGVDAYLDQGLSLAPETRERLRDRLLD comes from the coding sequence GTGACGCAGCAGATCCCGTCGACCGACCCCGAGCTGGCCGCCGTGCGCAACTTCCGGGACGTGGGCGGTCTGCCGACCGTCGACGGCCGGCGCGTGCGCCACGGCGTGCTGTTCCGCAGCGGCCACCTCGCGCACGCGACCGACGAGGACGCCGCGTTCCTCTCCGACCTGGGCCTGCACACGATCTTCGACTTCCGCAACGCGGCGGACCAGAAGCTGGAGGGCCCGGACGTCGAACTGCCGGGCGTGCGCAATGTGAACCTGCCGCTGTCGGACCCGGCGGACGGCTCCCAGTTCTGGAAGATGGTGCGCGACGGCCACCTCGACCAACTCCGCGGGATCCTCGGGGACGGCAAGGGCGCGGACCGCATGATCGCCTCCTACCGCTCGATCGTCAAGGAGCGCACGGCGGAGCACTCGCGGGTGCTGCACGCGCTCGCCGAGGACAGCGTCCCGGCCCTGATGCACTGCGCGGCGGGCAAGGACCGCGCGGGCGTGTCCATCGCCGTGACGCTGCTCGCCGTAGGCGTGGAGCGCGAGGCGGTCCTCGCCGACTACCTGGAGTCCAACGCCAAGCACCGCCGCTACCGGGTGCGCCGCAGCGCCACCTCCGCCGAGGCCTACTCCCCCGAGGTCATGGAGCTGCTCAGCCCCCTGTTCGACGCCCGCGCGGAGTACCTGGCGGCGGCGTTCGAGACCATCGAGGAGACCTGGGGCGGCGTCGACGCCTACCTGGATCAGGGCCTGAGCCTCGCCCCCGAGACCCGCGAGCGCCTACGGGACCGGCTGCTCGACTGA
- a CDS encoding M23 family metallopeptidase, translating into MPAKGKHRRPKSQRFTRSIAVAGTGGAALALPLIGATGAHAAPSQSVAQSAAQTVSQSVSEKAVQSVPVAQKKAAATSARTYTVRSGDCLSKIADEQNVSGGWQKLYQDNRRAVGGDPSLIHPGLKLSIGAKATTGTTGSSSGWSSSKASSDDKASSPSSSSPSSSGASSSSGSSSSKATTQAAESSTSTGADTGTSSGYGLPVAGATVGTGYHVAGSMWSSGYHTGVDFVVPTGTSLKAVGAGTVVSAGWGGAYGNQVVIRLADGYYAQYGHLSQLSVSAGQTVTQGQQIGLSGATGNVTGPHLHFEIRTTPDYGSDVDPVAYLRSHGVAVG; encoded by the coding sequence ATGCCCGCGAAGGGTAAGCACCGTCGTCCGAAGTCCCAGCGTTTCACCCGCTCCATAGCCGTCGCCGGAACCGGCGGCGCCGCGCTCGCCCTTCCGCTCATAGGCGCCACCGGCGCCCATGCGGCGCCCTCTCAGTCCGTCGCACAGTCCGCCGCGCAGACGGTTTCGCAGTCTGTTTCGGAAAAGGCCGTGCAGTCCGTTCCGGTGGCGCAGAAGAAGGCCGCTGCCACGAGTGCCAGGACCTACACCGTGCGGTCCGGCGACTGCCTCTCGAAGATCGCCGACGAGCAGAACGTCAGCGGCGGCTGGCAGAAGCTGTACCAGGACAACCGTCGGGCCGTCGGCGGCGACCCGTCGCTGATCCACCCCGGCCTGAAGCTGTCGATCGGCGCGAAGGCCACGACCGGCACCACCGGGTCGTCGTCCGGCTGGTCCTCCTCGAAGGCGTCGTCCGACGACAAGGCGTCGTCCCCGTCGTCCTCGTCGCCTTCTTCGTCCGGGGCGTCCTCGTCGTCCGGGTCGTCCTCCTCGAAGGCGACCACCCAGGCCGCCGAGAGCAGCACGAGCACCGGCGCCGACACCGGTACCTCCAGTGGTTACGGCCTCCCCGTGGCCGGCGCGACCGTCGGGACCGGGTACCACGTGGCCGGCAGCATGTGGTCCAGCGGCTACCACACCGGCGTCGACTTCGTCGTCCCGACCGGTACCTCCCTCAAGGCCGTGGGCGCGGGCACCGTCGTCTCCGCGGGCTGGGGCGGCGCGTACGGCAACCAGGTCGTCATCAGGCTCGCCGACGGCTACTACGCCCAGTACGGCCACCTCTCCCAGCTCTCCGTCTCGGCCGGCCAGACCGTGACCCAGGGCCAGCAGATCGGGCTCTCCGGCGCGACCGGCAACGTGACCGGCCCGCACCTGCACTTCGAGATCCGCACCACGCCGGACTACGGCTCGGACGTGGACCCGGTCGCCTACCTCCGCTCGCACGGCGTCGCCGTCGGCTGA
- a CDS encoding TetR/AcrR family transcriptional regulator, whose product MARVRLSVAERRAELLRAAIEQIEARGVAAVRIADVAAALGVSNALVLYHFSTKEQLVADAFAYAAEDDLARLRKLVGRRTTALRRLRSAVRWYAPTGQAKGWRLWIEGWAVSLREPALREVARDLDRAWKAVLAEVITEGVAAGEFRCPDPAGTALRLTALLDGLAVQLTSYAGAVSRTRAQEWVDEAVTRELGLAPETLSARKR is encoded by the coding sequence GTGGCAAGGGTCCGGTTGAGTGTGGCCGAGCGGCGTGCGGAGCTGCTGCGGGCCGCCATCGAGCAGATCGAGGCGCGGGGCGTGGCGGCGGTCAGGATCGCCGACGTGGCCGCGGCCCTCGGGGTGAGCAACGCGCTGGTGCTCTACCACTTCTCGACGAAGGAGCAACTGGTCGCCGACGCCTTCGCGTACGCGGCCGAGGACGACCTGGCGCGGCTGCGCAAGCTGGTCGGCCGCCGGACCACGGCACTGCGCAGGCTGCGGTCGGCCGTGCGCTGGTACGCGCCGACGGGCCAGGCCAAGGGCTGGCGGCTGTGGATCGAGGGCTGGGCGGTATCGCTGCGCGAGCCCGCCCTGCGGGAGGTCGCCCGGGACCTCGACAGGGCGTGGAAGGCCGTGCTCGCCGAGGTGATCACGGAGGGCGTGGCCGCGGGCGAATTCCGCTGCCCGGACCCGGCCGGCACGGCCCTGCGTCTGACGGCCCTGCTGGACGGTCTCGCCGTCCAGCTCACGTCCTACGCGGGCGCGGTGTCCCGGACCCGCGCGCAGGAATGGGTCGACGAGGCCGTGACCCGGGAACTCGGCCTCGCCCCCGAAACGTTGAGCGCCCGGAAGCGCTGA